A part of Brachybacterium faecium DSM 4810 genomic DNA contains:
- a CDS encoding MarR family regulator (PFAM: MarR family) — protein sequence MTDPTPGVDARQGSSYWYEEDDSAVELLSALRRFRRADHEMRRRMSAGMDMNTTDLAALRFVIAHELADDPVTPLRLAKHLEISGASTSKLLDRLAASGHLERVPHPRDGRSRIVVATDHAHAQVRERLSGMHARMLETARTVPAPARRAATAFLLAMADQLETEAAPEELTHLRSEPAD from the coding sequence ATGACCGACCCCACCCCAGGTGTGGACGCGAGGCAGGGAAGCTCGTACTGGTACGAGGAGGACGACTCCGCCGTCGAGCTGCTCTCCGCCCTGCGCCGCTTCCGTCGCGCCGACCACGAGATGCGCCGACGGATGAGCGCCGGCATGGACATGAACACGACCGACCTCGCCGCCCTGCGGTTCGTCATCGCCCACGAGCTCGCCGACGATCCGGTCACCCCGCTCCGGCTCGCGAAGCACCTCGAGATCTCCGGCGCCTCGACCTCGAAGCTGCTGGACCGACTCGCCGCCTCGGGGCACCTCGAACGGGTGCCCCACCCCCGCGACGGGCGCTCCCGGATCGTGGTCGCCACGGACCACGCCCATGCGCAGGTGCGCGAACGGCTCAGCGGCATGCACGCCCGCATGCTCGAGACCGCCCGCACGGTGCCCGCCCCCGCCCGCCGCGCGGCCACCGCCTTCCTGCTCGCCATGGCCGATCAGCTCGAGACCGAGGCGGCGCCCGAGGAGCTCACCCACCTGAGGAGTGAACCCGCGGACTGA
- a CDS encoding 2-polyprenyl-6-methoxyphenol hydroxylase-like oxidoreductase (PFAM: FAD binding domain) — protein sequence MSELPGAAAEQGRCEVLIVGGGPTGLFLAALLARRGVDVVVLERRAVPSRHSRAIGLHPPALRALRELGLQRAASEAGVRLDRGSALAGDRPLGEVRFGGRRTASPYVLSLPQTRTEELLTQRLGALAPQALHRGWTVTAVEEHPSGVEVTARRTDAVPATAPEHTDPAGADGSDHPVRSVPSLDSPDDAGRQRAERRALGEEEGAPGRWRAELVVVADGSRSGTRTRLGIPMRGRGYRDSYLMGDFADAGRGPRRARIHLERGGVVESFPMPEGRRRWVVHTGCTGTASRRGAVPRPASAPRLTSLVKERLGAGPDPETATMLSAFTVAQRRAARLCTARCMLVGDAAHEVSPIGGQGMTLGWLDALEVAPLIVRVLRSRPIMDFATAPEWARVERRILRRARWAGWIAGVNTVLGRPAPGVLCGVRAAALVVVLRSPARTLLAWLYSMGWTDLQR from the coding sequence ATGAGCGAGCTGCCAGGGGCCGCGGCGGAGCAGGGGCGGTGCGAAGTGCTGATCGTCGGGGGCGGGCCGACGGGCCTGTTCCTCGCGGCGCTGCTCGCCCGACGGGGCGTGGATGTGGTGGTGCTCGAGAGGCGTGCGGTGCCCTCCCGGCATTCGCGGGCGATCGGTCTGCATCCCCCGGCCCTGCGGGCGCTGCGGGAGCTGGGGTTGCAGCGGGCGGCGAGCGAGGCCGGGGTGCGCCTGGACCGAGGATCCGCGCTGGCGGGCGATCGGCCGCTGGGCGAGGTGCGTTTCGGCGGCCGACGCACCGCGTCCCCGTACGTGCTCTCCCTCCCCCAGACGCGCACCGAGGAGCTCCTCACGCAGCGGCTCGGCGCGCTCGCTCCCCAGGCTCTGCACCGCGGCTGGACCGTCACCGCGGTCGAGGAGCACCCCAGCGGCGTGGAGGTGACCGCGCGACGCACCGACGCTGTTCCTGCCACGGCTCCCGAGCACACCGACCCGGCCGGCGCCGACGGCTCCGACCATCCCGTTCGTTCCGTCCCATCCCTCGATTCCCCCGACGATGCGGGGCGTCAGAGAGCGGAGCGCAGGGCGCTCGGCGAGGAGGAGGGCGCGCCCGGACGGTGGCGTGCGGAGCTGGTGGTCGTCGCAGACGGGTCCCGGTCGGGGACACGCACGCGGCTGGGGATCCCGATGCGGGGCCGCGGATACCGCGACAGCTATCTCATGGGCGACTTCGCCGATGCGGGGCGTGGCCCTCGCCGGGCGCGGATCCATCTCGAGCGTGGCGGGGTGGTCGAGTCGTTCCCGATGCCCGAGGGCCGACGGCGCTGGGTGGTGCACACGGGATGCACCGGCACGGCGTCACGCCGCGGCGCTGTTCCCCGCCCGGCCTCGGCGCCTCGTCTCACCTCGCTGGTGAAGGAGCGTCTCGGGGCGGGCCCGGATCCGGAGACCGCGACGATGCTCAGCGCGTTCACGGTGGCTCAGCGCCGCGCGGCACGTCTTTGCACCGCGCGGTGCATGCTCGTGGGGGATGCCGCGCATGAGGTCAGCCCGATCGGCGGCCAGGGGATGACGCTCGGCTGGCTGGACGCTCTGGAGGTCGCTCCCTTGATCGTCCGGGTTCTTCGTTCCCGACCGATCATGGACTTTGCGACGGCTCCCGAGTGGGCTCGTGTGGAGCGGAGGATTCTGCGGCGGGCGCGCTGGGCCGGGTGGATCGCCGGAGTGAACACGGTGCTGGGCCGGCCGGCACCCGGGGTGCTGTGCGGTGTGCGGGCTGCCGCTCTGGTGGTCGTGTTGCGGAGCCCGGCGAGGACGCTGCTCGCCTGGCTGTATTCGATGGGGTGGACGGACCTCCAGCGCTGA
- a CDS encoding 2-polyprenyl-3-methyl-5-hydroxy-6-metoxy-1,4-benzoquinol methylase (PFAM: Methyltransferase domain): MILPPLTVRDVDATERMDAPDCDPLRLDRTYAAFRVVNAAVAGWRATYAQQLRPRLRPDGPTALLDVGCGGGDLSRALARWAHRDGADLRVTGIDPDPRAIAWARSRPPVAGVRFRRAATGDLVEEGQRFDLVVSNHLLHHLSEEELRGVLEDSRALARRACVHSDIRRGRLAYALFSLATWPLFPRTFIREDGLTSIRRSYLPSELRGRLPSPWRVETQRPFRVLATLAAGAPPRR; this comes from the coding sequence GTGATCCTCCCTCCGCTGACCGTCCGGGACGTCGATGCCACCGAGCGGATGGACGCCCCGGACTGCGACCCGCTGCGGCTGGACCGCACCTATGCCGCGTTCCGGGTGGTGAACGCGGCGGTCGCGGGTTGGCGCGCCACCTATGCGCAGCAGCTGCGGCCGCGTCTGCGGCCCGACGGGCCGACGGCCCTGCTGGACGTGGGCTGCGGCGGCGGGGACCTCAGCCGGGCGCTGGCCCGCTGGGCTCACCGGGACGGCGCCGATCTGCGGGTGACCGGGATCGACCCGGATCCGCGCGCGATCGCGTGGGCGCGGAGCCGGCCTCCGGTCGCCGGTGTGCGCTTCCGCCGGGCGGCGACCGGGGACCTGGTCGAGGAGGGGCAGCGCTTCGACCTCGTCGTCTCGAACCATCTGCTGCATCATCTGAGCGAGGAGGAGCTGCGCGGCGTGCTCGAGGATTCCCGCGCCCTCGCGCGCCGTGCCTGCGTGCACAGCGACATCCGTCGCGGCCGACTCGCCTATGCGCTGTTCTCCCTCGCCACCTGGCCGCTGTTCCCCCGCACCTTCATCCGGGAGGACGGCCTGACCTCGATCCGTCGCAGCTACCTCCCCTCCGAGCTGCGGGGCCGTCTCCCCTCCCCCTGGCGGGTCGAGACGCAGCGCCCGTTCCGCGTGCTGGCCACCCTCGCCGCCGGCGCGCCTCCGCGCCGATGA
- a CDS encoding predicted naringenin-chalcone synthase (PFAM: Chalcone and stilbene synthases, C-terminal domain; Chalcone and stilbene synthases, N-terminal domain): MSVTLRSLETAVPATALRQETVRNVLAAQPDLSRLGKRLVSTAFDSSGIEHRYSALTEWEGSPDEGEPVFFEAGTGRFLNPTTGARNRVYEREATRLYTQVAREALAAADGIEAADVTHVITVSCTGFFAPGPDYRIVRDLDLDPSVQRYHLGFMGCYAALPALRQAQTICRADPEAVVIVASVELCTLHVRTSNDPDTIVGSSLFADGAAGAVITGKELPATSALLRIDHFETVLTPVGEEAMAWNIGDNGFEMVLGTYVPHIIDEHITGALAPLLAHDPSLAERPYREIPHWAIHPGGRSILDKVEAKLALEAAQLVPARETLRDYGNMSSATVLFVLKAILEAARPGAEEQVCSMAFGPGLTVETALLTAIGAPANEQR; this comes from the coding sequence ATGAGCGTCACCCTGCGTTCGCTCGAGACCGCGGTCCCCGCCACAGCGCTGCGGCAGGAGACCGTGCGCAATGTGCTCGCCGCGCAGCCGGATCTCAGCAGGCTCGGCAAGCGGCTGGTCTCCACGGCCTTCGACTCCTCCGGGATCGAGCACCGCTACAGCGCGCTGACGGAATGGGAGGGCTCGCCCGACGAGGGCGAGCCGGTGTTCTTCGAAGCCGGGACGGGCCGCTTCCTCAACCCCACCACCGGGGCCCGCAACCGGGTGTACGAGCGGGAGGCGACGCGGCTCTACACGCAGGTCGCCCGGGAGGCGCTCGCCGCGGCGGACGGGATCGAGGCGGCGGACGTCACGCACGTCATCACCGTCTCCTGCACCGGGTTCTTCGCCCCCGGGCCCGATTACCGGATCGTGCGCGACCTCGACCTGGACCCCTCCGTGCAGCGCTACCACCTGGGGTTCATGGGCTGCTATGCGGCGCTGCCGGCGCTGCGCCAGGCCCAGACCATCTGCCGCGCCGATCCGGAGGCGGTGGTGATCGTGGCGTCGGTCGAGCTGTGCACCCTGCACGTGCGCACCTCGAACGATCCCGACACCATCGTCGGCTCCTCCCTGTTCGCCGACGGGGCGGCCGGCGCCGTCATCACCGGGAAGGAGCTGCCGGCCACCAGCGCCCTGCTGCGGATCGACCATTTCGAGACGGTCCTGACCCCGGTGGGTGAGGAGGCGATGGCGTGGAACATCGGCGACAACGGTTTCGAGATGGTGCTGGGCACGTATGTCCCGCACATCATCGACGAGCACATCACCGGCGCCCTGGCGCCGCTGCTCGCCCACGACCCGTCCCTCGCCGAGCGCCCGTACCGGGAGATCCCGCACTGGGCGATCCATCCCGGTGGACGCAGCATCCTGGACAAGGTCGAGGCGAAGCTGGCTCTCGAGGCGGCGCAGCTGGTCCCCGCCCGCGAGACGCTGCGCGACTACGGGAACATGTCCAGCGCGACGGTGCTGTTCGTGCTGAAGGCGATCCTCGAGGCCGCGCGACCGGGGGCGGAGGAGCAGGTGTGCTCGATGGCGTTCGGCCCGGGCCTGACCGTGGAGACTGCGCTGCTGACCGCGATCGGCGCCCCGGCGAACGAGCAGCGGTGA
- a CDS encoding response regulator with putative antiterminator output domain (PFAM: ANTAR domain): protein MLIDLLLRSESTESFLRALTPLLTTRLLGERAEIPAAVTLLRARCPALHAASGPAARALDETGERFPEGPATTALRQQTMVRVGDARIDHRWPDYLAAAADHGILSVLVLPFELGDDAQGVLTLFSTRAHDFGPEMIESTGQPVRQASKVLRLAVRLARYRALEQDLRTALSTRTTIDLAVGILMAQNRCGQDEAVALLRRASQHRNVLLREVASEVVESFSRRPPRVHFDS from the coding sequence GTGCTCATCGACCTGCTGCTCAGGAGCGAGAGCACCGAGAGCTTCCTCCGCGCTCTGACGCCCCTGCTCACCACCCGGCTGCTCGGCGAACGGGCGGAGATCCCCGCCGCCGTCACCCTCCTGCGTGCGCGGTGCCCCGCGCTCCACGCCGCCTCCGGTCCTGCCGCCCGCGCCCTGGACGAGACGGGTGAACGGTTCCCCGAGGGGCCGGCCACCACGGCTCTGCGCCAGCAGACGATGGTGCGCGTGGGTGACGCCCGCATCGATCACCGCTGGCCGGACTACCTCGCGGCCGCCGCCGACCACGGGATCCTCTCCGTGCTGGTCCTCCCCTTCGAGCTGGGCGACGACGCGCAGGGCGTCCTCACCCTCTTCTCCACCCGGGCCCACGATTTCGGCCCCGAGATGATCGAGAGCACCGGGCAGCCGGTCCGCCAGGCCTCGAAGGTGCTGCGCCTCGCGGTGCGTCTGGCCCGCTACCGCGCCCTGGAGCAGGATCTGCGCACCGCCCTGAGCACCCGCACGACGATCGACCTCGCCGTCGGCATCCTCATGGCGCAGAACCGCTGCGGCCAGGACGAGGCCGTCGCCCTGCTCAGGCGCGCCTCCCAGCACCGCAACGTCCTGCTGCGCGAGGTCGCCTCGGAGGTCGTCGAGTCCTTCTCCCGGCGCCCGCCGCGGGTCCATTTCGACTCCTGA
- a CDS encoding stress-induced acidophilic repeat motif-containing protein (PFAM: Stress-induced bacterial acidophilic repeat motif), whose translation MADKNNPGQFGNRNDTEDQAQKGGQASSGSFGERNAADPSQAGQQGGQESSGSFGQSNAADPSQAGQKGGQESSGSFGESNAADPSQAGRKGGQESSGSFGEKNAADPSQAGRKGGQSS comes from the coding sequence ATGGCGGACAAGAACAACCCCGGGCAGTTCGGGAACCGGAACGATACCGAGGATCAGGCGCAGAAGGGCGGCCAGGCCAGCTCCGGCAGCTTCGGTGAGCGCAACGCCGCGGATCCGAGCCAGGCGGGTCAGCAGGGCGGCCAGGAGAGCTCCGGCAGCTTCGGCCAGTCCAACGCCGCCGACCCCAGCCAGGCGGGTCAGAAGGGTGGTCAGGAGAGTTCGGGCAGCTTCGGTGAGTCGAATGCTGCGGATCCGAGCCAGGCCGGCCGCAAGGGTGGTCAGGAGAGTTCGGGCAGCTTCGGCGAGAAGAATGCCGCCGACCCGAGCCAGGCTGGCCGCAAGGGCGGTCAGAGCTCCTGA